From a region of the Zingiber officinale cultivar Zhangliang chromosome 4B, Zo_v1.1, whole genome shotgun sequence genome:
- the LOC121978280 gene encoding leucine-rich repeat extensin-like protein 3, which yields MANPMPPPAEPAVYPAPLPPPPTVYPAPAAPVPPVPTVYPTPTLVVPVAPHSVPPTGPPDAATYADPAVPLAASAPAYTAASGIPPPVYPATRVVIFRHLNQPSWDFTGIRDDGILTISMIQA from the exons ATGGCAAACCCGATGCCTCCACCAGCAGAGCCTGCGGTGTACCCGGCACCACTGCCACCTCCACCTACCGTGTACCCGGCACCAGCGGCACCTGTGCCACCAGTGCCTACAGTGTACCCAACACCTACACTAGTGGTACCGGTTGCTCCACATTCGGTACCACCCACCGGACCTCCAGACGCGGCCACCTATGCTGACCCTGCAGTGCCACTGGCGGCATCTGCCCCAGCTTATACAGCAGCATCGGGGAtacctcccccggtctatccagcg acgagggtggtcaTATTCCGGCatctgaaccaaccctcgtgggatttcactggcattagagatGACGGCATATTGACCATTTCGATGATTCAGGcttag